In Dehalococcoidia bacterium, the following are encoded in one genomic region:
- a CDS encoding helix-turn-helix domain-containing protein, with product MPGLFLVGVVFVDKKTGEKTLIILDPVLKKGFVATPNLILAAPGLSLPAKALYSILLMFAWQKEECFPGQEKLAEVAGCTDRTIRKYLDELREYGLISWTQRGLNQTNIYYINDISKVGRLQALCCKDRKELSGPDRKGCSVQNRKELSDKKDSDQYNVVVESPDCHKLPEKKTLTARRCLSADTKRTGDDSQEPPVVSMEADSEEDDKVDSPAVQITEADVVRDLQSVVKAVCASEIPEDVLRKLALCYGIVKVKEKLRLLQYVSEVNNVVGWLISALKNDYRRVPGSNQSRRQTRNNWPGKKSRPAERRITEDRYSEKEREIIKSLYLS from the coding sequence GTGCCCGGCTTGTTTTTGGTGGGGGTGGTTTTTGTGGACAAGAAAACAGGCGAAAAAACGTTGATAATTCTTGATCCTGTGCTAAAAAAGGGTTTCGTAGCTACCCCCAACCTAATTTTAGCCGCGCCGGGGTTATCTTTGCCGGCAAAAGCGTTGTACTCCATTCTCTTAATGTTTGCTTGGCAGAAGGAAGAATGTTTTCCCGGTCAGGAAAAACTGGCGGAGGTGGCTGGATGCACCGACAGGACGATAAGAAAATATCTCGACGAACTTCGGGAATATGGTTTGATCTCGTGGACGCAGAGGGGATTAAACCAGACAAATATTTACTACATTAACGATATTTCAAAAGTCGGCAGGCTGCAAGCCTTGTGCTGCAAGGACCGGAAAGAGCTTTCCGGTCCGGACCGGAAAGGATGTTCCGTTCAAAACCGGAAAGAGCTTTCCGACAAAAAAGACTCAGATCAATATAATGTTGTTGTAGAGAGCCCCGACTGCCACAAATTGCCAGAGAAGAAAACACTGACTGCCAGAAGGTGCCTCTCAGCTGACACTAAAAGGACAGGGGATGATTCACAAGAGCCTCCAGTTGTCTCGATGGAGGCAGACAGTGAAGAGGATGACAAGGTAGACTCACCTGCTGTCCAAATAACGGAGGCTGACGTGGTGAGAGATCTCCAGAGTGTAGTAAAGGCTGTTTGCGCCTCGGAGATTCCGGAGGACGTGCTGAGAAAACTTGCCCTGTGCTACGGGATTGTCAAGGTTAAGGAGAAACTCCGCCTTCTGCAGTATGTCTCCGAAGTAAACAACGTGGTCGGGTGGCTGATTTCTGCTCTCAAAAATGACTACAGGAGAGTTCCGGGGTCAAATCAATCGCGCAGGCAGACCCGCAATAACTGGCCGGGGAAAAAGAGCAGGCCGGCGGAGCGGCGGATAACGGAGGACAGGTACAGCGAGAAAGAGCGGGAGATAATTAAGTCTCTGTACCTTTCGTAA